A single region of the Thermococcus paralvinellae genome encodes:
- the argF gene encoding ornithine carbamoyltransferase has protein sequence MVVSLAGRDILCLQDFTREEIETILETAKMMKIWQKIGKPHRVLEGKTLAMIFQKPSTRTRISFEVGMYQLGGYALYLNAQDLQLRRGETIADTARVLSRYVDGIMARVYAHKDVEDLAKYASVPVINGLSDFSHPCQALADYMTIWEKKGRIQGVKVVYVGDGNNVAHSLMIAGTKLGANVVVATPEGYEPDEKVIKWAEKNAAESGGSFELLHDPVKAVKDADVIYTDVWASMGQEAEAEMRRKIFKPFQVNKELVKHAKPDYIFMHCLPAHRGEEVTDDVIDSPNSVVWDQAENRLHAQKAALALVMGGIKV, from the coding sequence ATGGTAGTTAGCTTAGCTGGGAGGGATATTCTCTGCTTACAAGACTTTACAAGAGAAGAAATCGAAACAATTCTCGAAACAGCAAAGATGATGAAGATTTGGCAAAAAATAGGAAAACCTCACCGCGTTTTAGAAGGCAAAACTTTGGCAATGATTTTCCAAAAGCCCTCAACAAGAACAAGGATTAGCTTTGAAGTTGGAATGTACCAGCTTGGGGGTTATGCTCTATATTTGAACGCCCAAGACCTTCAGCTAAGGAGAGGAGAGACAATAGCGGACACTGCTCGTGTATTGAGCAGATACGTTGATGGAATTATGGCGAGAGTTTATGCCCACAAAGATGTTGAAGATTTGGCAAAATATGCAAGTGTTCCTGTGATTAACGGTTTAAGTGACTTCTCCCATCCCTGTCAAGCTTTAGCAGACTACATGACAATCTGGGAAAAGAAAGGCAGAATACAAGGAGTTAAGGTTGTTTATGTTGGCGATGGAAACAACGTTGCTCACTCACTCATGATAGCCGGAACGAAGCTCGGCGCAAATGTTGTGGTTGCTACACCAGAAGGATACGAGCCAGATGAGAAGGTTATCAAGTGGGCTGAAAAGAATGCAGCAGAAAGTGGTGGAAGCTTTGAACTCTTACACGACCCGGTTAAAGCTGTGAAAGATGCAGATGTTATTTATACAGATGTATGGGCTTCAATGGGGCAGGAAGCTGAGGCTGAGATGAGAAGGAAGATATTCAAGCCATTCCAAGTCAACAAGGAGTTAGTCAAGCACGCAAAGCCTGACTACATCTTTATGCACTGTCTCCCCGCCCATAGGGGTGAAGAGGTTACCGATGATGTAATTGATTCACCAAACAGCGTTGTCTGGGATCAGGCAGAGAACAGATTACATGCCCAAAAGGCAGCTTTAGCCTTGGTTATGGGTGGCATTAAGGTTTGA
- a CDS encoding archaeosortase/exosortase family protein: MEAHKKLIILRLFLLLGLTFGMYVLFRPIEQFLVRPVAEVSALVLSLLGYTVEVINTTLIIKNIVNIEIIGACTPLLPFLLLVSYVLIFGEGDVKDALFLCMGFVFLFIVDVFRIVGIVVLATNGISVDSAHQIVSYLLIPLAYVPLLWVYNQFKKNVP; the protein is encoded by the coding sequence ATGGAGGCTCATAAAAAATTAATAATTTTGAGACTCTTTCTTCTATTGGGTCTAACTTTTGGTATGTATGTATTGTTTAGACCTATCGAGCAATTTTTAGTTAGACCTGTCGCTGAAGTTTCTGCATTAGTTTTATCCTTATTGGGGTATACTGTAGAGGTCATAAATACAACACTTATTATTAAAAATATTGTCAACATTGAAATTATTGGAGCATGTACTCCATTATTGCCCTTTTTGCTTCTTGTGTCTTATGTACTTATTTTTGGAGAAGGTGATGTTAAAGATGCCCTTTTCCTTTGTATGGGGTTTGTGTTTTTGTTTATTGTAGATGTATTCAGGATTGTAGGAATTGTTGTTTTGGCAACAAATGGAATTTCTGTGGATAGTGCTCATCAAATTGTTAGTTATTTGTTGATACCATTGGCATATGTGCCACTTCTTTGGGTTTACAACCAGTTCAAAAAGAATGTCCCTTGA
- a CDS encoding translation initiation factor IF-5A, producing MGDKTKVQVSKLKPGRYIIIEDEPCRIVNITVSSPGKHGSAKARIEAVGVFDGKVRSIVKPTSAEVDVPIIDKRTGQIIAITPDTVQLMDMETYEIFDVPIETGVDDEVKGQLKEGINVEYWETLGRIKIMKIKGSE from the coding sequence ATGGGAGATAAAACTAAAGTTCAGGTTAGCAAGCTTAAACCCGGGAGGTACATCATAATCGAGGACGAGCCGTGCAGAATCGTAAACATTACAGTTTCATCCCCAGGTAAGCACGGTTCAGCAAAGGCAAGAATTGAGGCAGTTGGAGTTTTTGATGGAAAAGTAAGGAGCATTGTTAAGCCTACAAGCGCTGAAGTTGATGTTCCAATAATTGACAAGAGAACCGGTCAAATAATTGCAATAACTCCGGATACAGTCCAGCTTATGGATATGGAAACCTATGAAATCTTTGATGTCCCAATAGAAACAGGCGTCGATGACGAAGTTAAAGGACAGCTCAAGGAAGGAATCAACGTCGAGTACTGGGAGACCTTGGGAAGAATCAAAATCATGAAAATTAAGGGCAGTGAGTGA
- a CDS encoding saccharopine dehydrogenase family protein yields MKVLVLGSGNVGKAIAYDLSQEFEVWVGDKSKERLNAIKDFANPIKVDASNFNELVDTMRKFELIVGALPGKFGFTTLKAAIKAQRDMVDISFMPENPMELRDEAEKAQVTIIVDAGFAPGLSNILLGRIYQELDELREGIIRVGGLPKVAKPPLYYKITWSPYDLIEEYTRKARIIKNGEIIEVDPLEKIEKVKIKDFKFEEFVSDGLRTLLENIRAEHLEERTLRWPGHLERIKVLRELGFFKPENVEFTLKVIAPLMQYESDDFSIMEVYGRGTFNGEEKEIHYFLYDEAKAGFTSMARVTGFTAAAITRLVAEGSCIYGVIPPEILGMRADTFARILNELKERDIIIKRW; encoded by the coding sequence ATGAAGGTTCTCGTACTTGGATCTGGAAATGTTGGAAAAGCGATAGCCTATGATTTAAGTCAAGAGTTTGAAGTGTGGGTTGGGGACAAGAGCAAAGAGCGGTTAAATGCAATAAAAGATTTTGCAAATCCCATCAAAGTTGACGCATCAAATTTTAACGAATTAGTAGACACTATGAGAAAATTTGAGCTAATAGTTGGAGCACTGCCGGGAAAGTTCGGATTTACAACACTGAAAGCTGCTATAAAAGCCCAACGAGATATGGTGGATATATCTTTTATGCCAGAAAATCCCATGGAGCTTAGAGATGAAGCGGAAAAAGCCCAAGTGACGATAATAGTTGATGCCGGATTTGCTCCAGGATTAAGCAACATCTTACTGGGAAGGATTTACCAAGAGCTTGATGAACTTAGGGAAGGGATAATCAGAGTTGGAGGACTCCCAAAAGTGGCTAAACCTCCTTTATATTACAAAATCACTTGGTCCCCCTATGACCTAATTGAAGAATATACACGAAAAGCCAGGATAATCAAAAATGGAGAAATAATCGAAGTTGATCCGCTCGAAAAGATTGAAAAGGTCAAAATTAAAGATTTTAAGTTTGAAGAATTTGTGAGCGATGGACTTAGAACTCTCTTAGAGAACATAAGAGCAGAACACTTAGAGGAGAGGACACTCAGATGGCCCGGTCACTTGGAAAGGATCAAAGTTTTAAGAGAGCTCGGATTTTTCAAACCTGAAAATGTAGAATTTACACTGAAAGTAATAGCTCCTTTAATGCAGTATGAAAGCGATGACTTTTCAATAATGGAAGTTTACGGTAGGGGCACATTTAATGGGGAAGAGAAGGAAATCCATTATTTCCTTTATGACGAAGCCAAAGCTGGATTTACTTCCATGGCTAGAGTTACAGGCTTTACAGCTGCCGCAATTACTAGACTTGTTGCTGAAGGAAGCTGTATTTATGGTGTAATCCCCCCAGAGATTTTAGGGATGAGAGCTGATACGTTTGCAAGAATACTCAATGAGCTGAAAGAAAGGGATATCATAATAAAAAGGTGGTGA
- a CDS encoding metallophosphoesterase family protein, whose protein sequence is MRLNLPSFLRRNKLPEVLLENKEHKIMHISDTPDNIYPFILNLIKRVKPDYIIHTGDLVDNIKLERKPELRNKYENSLKELLLILENSGARVYIVPGNEDDIEILRQNVRISKIVPPGSVVEIEGVKLALGHDYKDVVKINGVDFKLYGHNFRLIPGGINGVLGVNFILLPSKKIVSVKYPEGTNFERGYRLARGL, encoded by the coding sequence ATGAGGCTTAATTTACCAAGTTTTTTACGAAGGAATAAGTTGCCAGAGGTTTTGCTTGAGAATAAAGAGCATAAGATAATGCATATAAGTGACACTCCGGACAATATTTATCCATTTATCCTAAACCTGATTAAGAGAGTTAAGCCCGACTATATAATTCATACTGGAGATTTAGTTGATAACATAAAGCTTGAGAGAAAACCAGAACTCAGAAATAAGTATGAAAACTCTCTGAAAGAACTGCTTTTAATTCTTGAAAATTCAGGGGCCAGGGTATACATTGTGCCAGGAAATGAAGATGACATTGAAATTTTGAGACAGAATGTTAGAATTTCAAAAATAGTCCCTCCCGGAAGCGTGGTGGAAATTGAAGGAGTAAAGCTCGCCTTGGGACACGATTACAAGGATGTTGTGAAAATTAATGGAGTTGATTTCAAATTGTACGGTCATAACTTTCGACTGATTCCCGGAGGAATAAATGGGGTTCTTGGGGTTAACTTTATTCTCTTGCCAAGCAAAAAGATAGTGAGTGTCAAATACCCGGAGGGTACTAACTTTGAAAGGGGTTATCGACTTGCGAGGGGATTGTAA
- a CDS encoding 50S ribosomal protein L16 — MALRPAKIDRDVDKPAYTRREYIRGAPGPKITIFDMGNPAGDFEFEVSLHAEQPMQIRQNALEAVRIQLNRYLQKNVGRSNYHFKIRVYPFQVLRENPMATGRKADRYGNGMRRPFGKPIGLAARVKKDQKILTVWVNRQHLKFALEAMRRANMKFPYRCYYRIYDKQGNDITTKILSTM, encoded by the coding sequence ATGGCATTAAGGCCAGCAAAGATTGATAGAGATGTTGATAAGCCCGCTTACACAAGGAGAGAGTACATAAGAGGTGCTCCCGGTCCAAAGATCACAATCTTTGACATGGGAAACCCGGCTGGAGATTTTGAGTTTGAGGTCAGCCTTCACGCAGAGCAGCCCATGCAGATAAGACAAAACGCCCTTGAAGCAGTCAGAATTCAGCTCAACAGATACCTCCAGAAAAACGTTGGTAGGAGCAACTACCACTTTAAGATTAGGGTTTACCCATTCCAAGTCCTCAGAGAGAACCCGATGGCTACAGGAAGAAAGGCAGACCGTTACGGAAACGGTATGAGAAGACCATTCGGAAAGCCCATTGGACTTGCTGCAAGGGTTAAAAAAGACCAGAAAATCCTCACTGTTTGGGTCAACAGACAACACCTCAAGTTCGCCCTTGAGGCAATGAGAAGAGCCAACATGAAGTTTCCATACAGATGCTACTATAGAATTTACGACAAGCAAGGAAACGATATCACAACAAAGATCCTCTCAACTATGTGA
- a CDS encoding HIT family protein, translated as MKIIWTPWRIRYIRSPKHNGCIFCDFPKENRDRERLILYRGEHAFVIMNNYPYNPGHVMIAPYRHVGKWEDLTEEELLEIMKLSQLMIKALRKAMNPDGFNMGVNLGRVAGAGIDDHVHLHIVPRWNGDTNFMPVLADVKVIPQAIEESYDELKKALEEVLKEEKS; from the coding sequence TTGAAAATCATATGGACACCCTGGAGAATCAGGTACATTCGTTCGCCAAAGCATAATGGATGTATTTTCTGTGATTTTCCAAAGGAAAATCGTGATAGAGAAAGGTTAATTTTGTATAGAGGAGAGCATGCTTTTGTAATTATGAATAATTATCCATACAATCCCGGTCACGTCATGATTGCTCCATATAGACATGTTGGAAAGTGGGAGGATTTAACTGAGGAGGAGCTTTTAGAAATAATGAAGCTTTCTCAATTGATGATAAAAGCCCTAAGGAAAGCAATGAATCCCGATGGATTTAACATGGGTGTTAACTTAGGCAGAGTTGCTGGAGCAGGTATAGATGATCACGTTCATTTACACATCGTTCCAAGATGGAACGGTGATACAAACTTCATGCCAGTTTTAGCTGACGTGAAAGTAATTCCACAGGCAATAGAAGAGAGTTACGATGAGCTGAAAAAGGCTCTAGAAGAAGTTTTAAAGGAAGAAAAAAGCTAA
- the thyX gene encoding FAD-dependent thymidylate synthase has translation MDRIKVRLINYTPRPLETVTWAALISYWDKWESEAFERTTRADVEKHLPKVLSYGHESILEHAVFTFAIEGISRVASHQLVRHRIASYTQQSHRYIKLNPQDVEETFLIPESIKEKPEFYEKWKKLMREAIELYEKTYEDGVHQEDARYILPQAVRTKIVVTMNLRELKHFFGLRTCERAQWEIREVAWKMLEEIAKVDELRPIIKWARLGPRCIQFGYCPEKELMPEGCFKRTRKKWSKMTEI, from the coding sequence ATGGATAGGATAAAAGTTAGGCTTATCAATTACACGCCAAGACCTTTGGAAACAGTAACATGGGCTGCACTAATATCCTATTGGGATAAATGGGAAAGTGAAGCCTTTGAAAGAACAACAAGGGCTGATGTAGAGAAACACTTGCCAAAAGTTCTCTCATATGGGCATGAAAGCATCTTGGAGCATGCAGTTTTCACATTTGCTATTGAAGGAATTAGCAGGGTTGCGAGTCATCAGCTTGTAAGACACAGAATAGCAAGCTATACACAACAGTCTCATAGGTATATAAAGCTAAACCCTCAAGATGTTGAGGAAACGTTTTTAATCCCAGAGAGCATCAAAGAAAAGCCAGAGTTCTATGAGAAGTGGAAGAAACTCATGAGGGAAGCAATAGAACTATATGAAAAGACCTATGAGGATGGTGTTCATCAAGAAGATGCCCGCTACATTCTCCCCCAGGCCGTTAGAACTAAAATTGTTGTAACCATGAACTTGAGAGAACTTAAACACTTTTTTGGGCTTAGAACTTGTGAGAGGGCTCAGTGGGAAATTAGGGAGGTTGCTTGGAAAATGTTGGAAGAAATAGCAAAGGTTGATGAGTTGAGGCCAATAATTAAATGGGCAAGACTAGGCCCGAGATGCATTCAGTTTGGCTATTGTCCAGAGAAGGAATTGATGCCAGAAGGTTGCTTTAAGAGAACAAGAAAGAAGTGGAGTAAGATGACTGAAATTTAG
- a CDS encoding NOL1/NOP2/sun family putative RNA methylase → MLEKLFSLGYSKTFAERYYQLWGERAVKIAEAMEKPLPRCFRVNTLRIEIPKLTKLLNKKGFQFKRVPWAREGFCLTREPFSITSTPEYLSGLLYIQESSSMYPPVALEPQPGEIVADMAAAPGGKTSYLAQLMKNKGVIYAFDVGEERLKEMRLNLSRLGVTNTIVFHKSSLYLSELGIEFDKILLDAPCTGSGTIHKNPERKTNRTLDDVKFCQNLQMKLIKVALENLKKGGILVYSTCSLEPEENEFIIQWVLDNFKVELLPLRYGEPALVKPFGIKLSEEIAKARRFYPDKHSTSGFFVAKIKKLE, encoded by the coding sequence ATGCTCGAAAAATTATTCAGCCTCGGCTATTCAAAGACTTTTGCTGAACGATACTATCAACTTTGGGGAGAACGAGCAGTTAAAATAGCTGAAGCTATGGAAAAACCTTTGCCAAGATGCTTTAGAGTGAACACACTTCGCATTGAAATCCCAAAGCTCACTAAACTGCTGAACAAAAAGGGCTTTCAGTTTAAGAGAGTCCCTTGGGCAAGAGAAGGTTTCTGCTTAACGAGAGAGCCGTTCTCAATAACTTCAACTCCCGAATATTTAAGCGGACTTCTCTACATTCAAGAGTCATCCTCTATGTACCCACCTGTTGCCCTCGAACCCCAGCCTGGAGAAATTGTTGCAGACATGGCAGCTGCTCCTGGAGGAAAAACTAGCTATTTAGCCCAACTTATGAAAAACAAAGGAGTGATTTATGCTTTTGATGTTGGAGAAGAAAGATTGAAAGAGATGCGCCTCAACTTATCCCGGCTAGGAGTTACAAATACAATAGTATTCCATAAATCTTCACTTTATTTAAGTGAACTCGGAATTGAGTTCGACAAAATCCTCTTAGATGCTCCCTGCACAGGAAGCGGAACAATCCACAAAAATCCGGAGAGAAAAACCAACAGGACACTGGATGACGTTAAATTCTGTCAAAACTTGCAAATGAAACTAATTAAAGTTGCCCTTGAGAATCTAAAGAAAGGTGGCATTTTAGTTTATTCTACATGCTCTCTTGAGCCAGAGGAAAATGAATTTATAATTCAATGGGTTTTGGATAATTTTAAAGTTGAGCTATTACCTCTCAGATACGGTGAGCCCGCTTTAGTTAAGCCATTTGGTATTAAATTGAGTGAAGAAATTGCAAAAGCACGGCGCTTTTATCCAGACAAGCACAGTACAAGCGGATTCTTTGTTGCGAAGATTAAGAAGCTCGAATAA
- a CDS encoding cation:proton antiporter, with protein MTSNVLIPDVDTLAYIIFIVLAVGIASLLISRKFNISYVPLFVFFGILVGPVLNFINRNLAHELFDYVRVFGLVMILFTEGHTLSWRMLKKNIKTIAMLDTLGLLITALVAGSAFSMLFHTPFIVGFLFGAIISATDPATLIPLFRQYKVREDIETVIVTESIFNDPLGIVLTSVAIALLLPQAPSAAVLESIAKYTSLYPAAVIFFLYELVASIGIGIVLGVFGYYVIKKTGIRGFPEIEVFALMLAFGGFLAGEYVKASGYLVATVTGIVLGNHKVFFRDNPETVKRIMRAIEKEVHFNETLATLATIFIFALLGASLDLETISSNLLQDVILAFVIILVARPVAALLILPWWKPKEYLFIALEGPRGVVPSALASFPLTLGLMYHNPQMIQWGEIILSATVITVLVSVIVETLWVPILREKLLEVESIREKMIRAGYTPKSS; from the coding sequence ATGACATCAAATGTTCTAATACCTGACGTTGATACACTCGCTTACATTATCTTCATAGTTCTTGCAGTTGGGATAGCTTCGCTTTTGATCAGCAGAAAATTCAATATTTCTTATGTTCCTCTCTTTGTGTTCTTTGGAATCCTTGTAGGTCCAGTACTTAATTTCATAAATCGTAATCTCGCTCACGAGCTTTTTGACTATGTGAGGGTCTTTGGCTTGGTAATGATTCTCTTTACGGAGGGGCATACGTTAAGCTGGAGAATGCTAAAGAAGAATATCAAAACAATAGCAATGCTTGATACTCTAGGACTTCTTATAACCGCTCTGGTTGCAGGTTCTGCTTTCTCAATGCTTTTTCATACCCCATTCATTGTTGGCTTTCTCTTTGGTGCAATTATAAGCGCAACTGATCCTGCAACTCTAATCCCCCTGTTTAGGCAATATAAGGTAAGAGAAGACATCGAAACTGTAATCGTGACGGAATCAATTTTTAATGACCCTCTAGGTATTGTATTAACCTCGGTTGCAATAGCTCTTCTTCTGCCTCAAGCTCCAAGTGCCGCAGTTCTGGAATCAATTGCAAAGTATACCTCACTGTATCCGGCAGCTGTAATCTTTTTCCTCTATGAGCTAGTTGCATCCATAGGGATAGGCATTGTTCTTGGAGTCTTCGGATACTACGTTATAAAAAAGACTGGGATTAGGGGCTTCCCAGAAATTGAAGTCTTTGCTTTAATGCTTGCTTTTGGTGGCTTTTTAGCTGGGGAGTACGTAAAAGCTTCTGGTTATTTAGTCGCAACGGTTACAGGCATTGTTCTTGGAAATCACAAGGTATTTTTCAGAGATAATCCAGAAACCGTTAAGAGAATAATGAGGGCAATAGAAAAAGAAGTTCACTTTAATGAGACCCTAGCAACATTAGCAACAATATTCATCTTCGCTTTATTAGGAGCAAGCTTGGATTTAGAGACTATAAGTTCAAATCTTCTGCAGGACGTAATCTTAGCATTTGTCATAATTTTAGTTGCAAGACCAGTTGCAGCTCTATTAATTTTGCCTTGGTGGAAGCCAAAGGAATACCTCTTTATTGCCCTTGAAGGACCAAGAGGTGTTGTGCCTTCAGCATTGGCTAGCTTTCCTCTGACCCTCGGCTTAATGTATCACAACCCTCAAATGATCCAATGGGGTGAAATAATCCTTAGTGCAACTGTAATTACGGTATTGGTTTCTGTAATAGTAGAAACGCTGTGGGTTCCAATTTTGAGAGAAAAGCTCCTTGAGGTTGAAAGCATAAGGGAAAAGATGATAAGAGCAGGTTATACACCAAAATCATCTTGA
- a CDS encoding 16S rRNA methyltransferase has product MLHLIIADSELELVPKSILEHPAVINYAKKRGKRPEEVLLDSTYHHSALKKLEDGNRRGRPDIVHFCLINALESILNKEGKLKVYVHTRNDEVIYVKPETRIPRNYNRFVGLMESLFKNKVVPPELELLRLEEKTLSQLLEEIKPDAVFIMHEQGEFMKPKDFGQLLKQFKEPAVIVGGFPHGDFKSKVDGVKISLYKEPLMAWTIVNEVVISYEHVIL; this is encoded by the coding sequence ATGCTACATTTAATAATAGCAGATTCGGAACTTGAGCTTGTACCAAAGAGCATATTGGAACATCCAGCTGTCATAAATTATGCCAAAAAAAGAGGAAAGAGACCGGAAGAAGTCCTTTTAGATTCAACATATCATCATTCAGCACTGAAAAAGCTTGAAGACGGCAACAGAAGGGGAAGACCAGATATAGTTCACTTCTGCCTAATAAATGCTCTAGAAAGCATACTCAACAAGGAAGGCAAGCTTAAGGTTTACGTTCACACTAGAAACGATGAAGTAATATATGTAAAACCAGAAACGAGAATACCAAGAAATTACAACAGATTTGTTGGATTAATGGAGAGCTTGTTTAAGAATAAAGTAGTTCCTCCAGAGCTCGAACTTCTGAGGCTCGAAGAAAAGACACTCAGCCAGCTTTTAGAAGAAATCAAACCAGATGCTGTTTTTATAATGCACGAGCAAGGAGAATTCATGAAACCAAAAGACTTCGGACAGCTTTTGAAACAGTTTAAAGAACCAGCAGTTATTGTGGGTGGATTTCCTCATGGAGACTTCAAGAGTAAAGTTGATGGAGTGAAAATAAGTCTTTACAAAGAACCATTAATGGCTTGGACTATAGTAAACGAAGTTGTGATAAGTTACGAGCATGTAATCCTCTAA
- a CDS encoding 2,3-bisphosphoglycerate-independent phosphoglycerate mutase: MERKGILIIIDGLGDRPIKEFDGKTPLEYANTPNLDKLAKIGILGLHDPIKPGQPAGSDTAHLSIFGYDPYKTYRGRGFFEALGVGLDLDKDDLAFRVNFATIENGIIVDRRAGRISTEEAHELARAIQENVKLPVEFIFKGATGHRAVLVLKGMARGYRVGDNDPHIEGVPPLKFTYEDEESKRVAEILEDFLRQACDILKNHPVNERRKKEGKPIANFLLIRGAGIYPNIPKPFPEHWKVKAVAIAAAALVKGVARAIGFDVVTPEGATAEYDTDEMAKAKAAVELLKDYDFVFLHFKPSDAAGHDNKPKLKAEMIEKADRMIGYIIENVDLEKTVIAVTGDHSTPCEVMNHSGDPVPLLIAGGGVRTDYTESFGERECMRGGIGRVKGHDIVPMMMDLMGRTEKFGA, from the coding sequence ATGGAGAGGAAGGGAATTTTGATTATCATAGATGGTCTCGGAGACAGACCAATAAAGGAGTTTGATGGGAAAACACCACTAGAATACGCAAACACACCAAACCTCGATAAACTCGCTAAAATTGGAATCCTCGGCTTACATGACCCAATAAAACCCGGGCAACCTGCAGGAAGTGACACAGCGCACCTCTCAATCTTTGGCTATGACCCATATAAAACATACAGAGGGAGAGGATTCTTTGAGGCATTAGGCGTTGGTTTGGATTTGGATAAAGATGATTTGGCTTTCAGAGTGAACTTTGCAACCATTGAAAATGGAATAATCGTTGACAGAAGAGCTGGAAGGATTTCAACGGAAGAGGCTCATGAGCTAGCTAGGGCAATTCAAGAGAACGTTAAGCTTCCAGTTGAGTTTATATTCAAAGGAGCAACCGGACATAGAGCCGTTCTAGTACTTAAGGGAATGGCTAGGGGTTATCGCGTGGGAGATAATGATCCTCACATTGAAGGAGTTCCGCCTCTCAAATTTACATATGAGGATGAAGAAAGCAAGCGCGTGGCTGAAATTTTGGAGGATTTCCTAAGGCAAGCTTGTGATATTTTGAAGAATCATCCGGTCAATGAGAGAAGAAAGAAGGAAGGCAAGCCAATCGCTAACTTCTTACTCATAAGAGGTGCTGGAATATATCCAAACATTCCTAAACCCTTCCCGGAGCATTGGAAGGTTAAAGCTGTTGCTATCGCAGCTGCTGCCTTGGTTAAGGGTGTTGCAAGGGCTATTGGCTTTGATGTGGTTACACCAGAGGGAGCAACTGCAGAATACGACACCGATGAAATGGCCAAGGCTAAAGCAGCTGTTGAATTATTGAAGGATTATGACTTTGTGTTCCTACACTTCAAGCCAAGTGATGCTGCTGGGCATGACAACAAACCAAAGCTTAAGGCGGAGATGATTGAGAAAGCCGACAGAATGATCGGCTACATAATTGAGAACGTTGACTTGGAAAAGACGGTTATAGCTGTGACTGGTGACCACTCAACTCCATGTGAAGTTATGAATCACAGCGGCGACCCAGTGCCTCTGTTAATAGCTGGAGGAGGAGTTAGAACAGATTACACAGAAAGCTTTGGTGAAAGGGAGTGCATGCGCGGTGGCATTGGAAGGGTCAAAGGTCATGACATAGTTCCAATGATGATGGATTTGATGGGAAGAACAGAAAAGTTTGGAGCTTGA
- the speB gene encoding agmatinase, whose amino-acid sequence MEFFYTYGTIKTALPLVDAENADFVIFGVPFDSTTSYKPGARFGPALIRQATINLESYILDYDIDLADVKIADIGDIDIAAGNPLETIKRIIETIKELKVANSKAMPIMLGGEHSMTYASVRALKPKSYIVFDAHLDLRNEYESNPWNHACVARRISELGVEIAEFGIRSGIREEVEYAKEKNIRWVHAREYNLEKFREIVKDMPEPVYISIDIDVFDLSMVPSTGTPEAGGLRFWEVIEALEWLTKEKEVVGFDIMEVAGTELGDITALTGAKLMFYLIGMLSR is encoded by the coding sequence ATGGAGTTTTTCTATACATATGGCACTATAAAAACTGCCCTTCCATTAGTCGACGCAGAAAATGCTGACTTTGTAATATTCGGTGTGCCGTTTGATTCGACAACATCTTACAAGCCCGGAGCGAGATTTGGGCCGGCACTAATAAGACAAGCCACAATAAACTTAGAGAGCTATATTTTAGATTATGACATTGATTTAGCTGATGTAAAGATTGCAGATATCGGCGATATAGATATTGCGGCTGGAAATCCCCTCGAAACGATAAAGAGAATAATAGAAACAATAAAAGAGCTCAAAGTAGCAAACTCAAAAGCCATGCCAATAATGTTGGGTGGGGAACACTCAATGACATATGCCTCAGTGAGAGCTCTAAAACCAAAGAGTTACATCGTCTTTGACGCTCATCTGGATTTAAGAAACGAATATGAGAGCAATCCTTGGAATCATGCATGCGTAGCAAGAAGAATTTCAGAGCTTGGAGTAGAAATTGCAGAATTTGGAATAAGAAGCGGCATAAGAGAAGAAGTCGAATATGCCAAAGAAAAAAACATAAGATGGGTTCATGCAAGAGAATACAATCTTGAGAAGTTTAGAGAAATCGTAAAGGACATGCCAGAACCAGTTTATATTTCAATTGACATTGATGTTTTTGACTTATCAATGGTTCCTTCGACAGGAACACCAGAAGCAGGCGGCTTGAGATTCTGGGAGGTGATAGAAGCATTAGAATGGCTAACAAAAGAAAAAGAGGTTGTAGGATTTGACATAATGGAAGTTGCTGGAACTGAACTTGGGGACATCACTGCACTAACTGGAGCAAAGCTGATGTTTTATCTAATCGGAATGTTGTCAAGATGA